The sequence CTCATATCCGTACTCCCTCCTGGAGTTCTGCCGCTTCGTCCAGCTCCGACAGCCACCCCGCTACGACCAGATTCCCAAAGCGATTCCACCAGTGTTTCACCCCAGAAGCATCGCGGTCTCCTTCACCAATGACACAAATGACCTCGCAGACGACGAACACGAACGTCCAACCCCGCGTTCTCCGCTCGCCACCTCTGACTCCTCCTTCTGCTCGTTCCTCTTTCCCCTCCACACCTACGCGCAATTACTCCCTCCGTTTGGAACCAGTGACTTCGAACGAGTCCGCTCAAGCTGCGGTAGTTTTCCCCGACTCAACCAACCCTAAACGCGCTCTGCTTCTCATAGGCCCTGCTATTGCCCGCTACGTCCGTGAGCGCGGCAAGTCTGCGCGCATGCACCCATATCGCGTCGTGTTTCGCCCCTCTCCATGAACCCCCCGATCCACTTGCTCTTTCCCTCCTGGCATTTGAATAAGTACCCTAAGGATGGAGGCTTTGGTATCTTGCCTCCCTAATGAATCTCAGTTACTTGTGTATGAATGATATCCACATAGGCGTTGGCACCCGCATGTATTCTCcattgtttgtttgtttttcgTTTGGGATTCGATGGACCGGAATTTTGCATGTAACTTATTAGGTTGGCAGGATGCCCACAGCATGCCTTGCCTTTGATTGTTTGTATCATTATTGATGTAAATGTATAATGATTTTCGTATATTTTAAGGTGTGAAACGTCGCGTCCCTAGCGCTCAGCCCCCTGACTAGGTGATTACCACTAGCTAAAAATATCTTTCCATGTGCTCGGAACCCGCGCCGGGCATCCCGAACTCGAGTTACAACACTTGTGAGAGGTTGTCAAACAGAATGTGAGATTTACAGGATCGAAATTGACCCATGACCTACGGACCGGCCGGGCCGGACGAACTTAACTACACGGGTGCGCACCGATCCGCGATGGATTAGAACCAATACCGATTTTAGATTTATATATAAGCTGAGCGCGACGCGCAGAGTGGTCAGTACTCGTTTTTTTGTTTCTCTCGCTGCTAAGCTTTCTTCATTCTACACCCCCTACCACCATGTCGACGATCACCAAGTATCAGATTCATGGTCGTCTGTTTCCCCTCCTGTCTCACCATTCAAGTGGGAAACTAATTTGACTCGGACACTTAGATGTCCGCTTCCCCACTAGTTTGACCGGAGATGGTACCGATGCTATGAACAAAGAGTGCGACTACTCTTCAGGCAAGTTGTCTCACTCGAGAGTACGCCGGATTGGTCTAATTGAACCGCATACAGCGTACGTCGAACTCCACACATCTGATGGCCTCGTGGGCCAAGGAATGACTTTTACCATCGGCCGCGGCAACGATATTGTATGCATACTTGGGAATTCGTTTGCCACCGAGACACTAACACCTCATGGCTCGTAGGTTTGTACTGCTATTGCCGCTGTTGCGGACCGTCTCGTGGGTAAAAAAACCGAGGAGCTTTTCAAAAACATGGGAGAGACTTGGGATTACCTCCTTGCCGACCCCCAGCTGCGCTGGTAAGCACTCACAATTATGGGCTATACGCTCCCCCCATCTTACTCATAATCCCGTAGGATCGGCCCCGAAAAAGGTGTCATTCACATCGCATCTGGTGCCGTGAACAACGCTGTATGGGACCTCTACGCTAAATCCAGGAAAAAGCCTTTGTGGAAGCTTGTGGTTGACATGTCACCCGTGAGTCTAATTTCACGTTAGGTTGTGCCTCATGGCATGAGATCTAGTGCCTAAttcttctttctttctttctttttttatTATTCGTTTTCAGGAGGAGCTCGTCGCTTCCACCGCCTTCCGTTACATCTCGGATGCCATtaccaaggaggaggcgatCGCCATGCTCAAGTCCCGCGAGGCGGGCAAGGCCGAGCGCGAGGCCAAAGTTCGTGAGTTGGCTACCCCGCCTATGTCACTTCGCTGGTTGGCTCGGATATGACGACGAAAAAGTTGCTCGCCTCACCAAGGAGGCCGTCTCTGCTGGCTTCAACCACTTCAAGGTAAGTTATTTGAATAATATTTCTAAAATACACTTTGATTTGTGACACGACAATTAGATGAAAGTGGGTTCCAATGTCGACGATGATCTTCGTCGTGGTCGCATTATCCGTTCCATCATTGACGACCCCAAGTATCTCCCTACGGACCGCACCCCACCTACCCCTGAGTCGATCGCAGGAAAGAACGCCGGTCCGACTGGCTCCGTTTTCATGATTGACGCCAACCAAGTCTGGGATGTCCCCCAGGCGATCGAGTACGTCAAAAGCTCGAGTCCCTCAAGCCCTGGTTCATTGAAGAGCCTACTGCTCCGGATGACATCCTTGGCCATGCCTCCATTCGCAAGGCCCTTAAGCCTCACGGGATTGGCGTCGCTACTGGGGAGCATGCTCACAACCGAATGGTGTTCAAGCAGCTCCTTCAAGCTGAAGCAATCGACGTTGTCCAGATTGACTCGTGTCGTCTTGCCGGTGTGAGCGAGGTACTGGCTGTGCTGCTCATGGCTGCCAAGTTTGGTGTACCAGTATGCCCACATGCGGGTGGCGTTGGCTTGTGCGAATACGTTATTCACCTGAGGTGAGTCCTATC comes from Rhizoctonia solani chromosome 4, complete sequence and encodes:
- a CDS encoding enolase C-terminal domain-like protein, with protein sequence MSTITKYQIHGHVRFPTSLTGDGTDAMNKECDYSSGKLSHSRVRRIGLIEPHTAYVELHTSDGLVGQGMTFTIGRGNDIVCTAIAAVADRLVGKKTEELFKNMGETWDYLLADPQLRWIGPEKGVIHIASGAVNNAVWDLYAKSRKKPLWKLVVDMSPEELVASTAFRYISDAITKEEAIAMLKSREAGKAEREAKVLARLTKEAVSAGFNHFKMKVGSNVDDDLRRGRIIRSIIDDPKYLPTDRTPPTPESIAGKNAGDRVRQKLESLKPWFIEEPTAPDDILGHASIRKALKPHGIGVATGEHAHNRMVFKQLLQAEAIDVVQIDSCRLAGVSEVLAVLLMAAKFGVPVCPHAGGVGLCEYVIHLSLIDYIAVSGTMERNVLEFVDHLHEHFIYPCSINKNGRYNVPSNPEEGYSIQMHNQSIEEYKWPNGSYWVANPKTNAAY